CACACCGAGGTAGATCAAACGCGCCTCTTCGCGCCCACTGATCACCGCAATCGGATGCCCCAACGCCGCTTCCGCCCGGTGCAAAAACTCGCGGGAATTTTTGGTCAGGCGCAAAGTATTCGTGCCAACGGCGGCTACATTTTCCGAGGGAAAATCGCGAATCCGTTCCCCAAAACGCCGCAGGCAATCGACCGCCCGCTGTTGCGCCTCCAGACTCAAATTGCCTTTCGCATCCAAGCCGCCGCCCAAGCGCACCGGCTCACGCAAGCGATCAAGGATAGTGACTTGCCCGAATGCATCAATCTGCACCACGATCATGTGGAAACTGTTCGACCCCAAGTCAATGGTTGCCAGCTTGTACGGCATTTGCCCGTTCGTCATGGCTTAGTCCAAGACCATAATGGCATCGACTTCCACGTCTGCGCCGCGCGGCAATGCGGCGACGCCAATCGCGGCACGGGCGGGGTAAGGTTCCACAAAATATTCTGCCATCACCTGATTCACGACGGGGAAATTCACCAAGTCGGTCAGAAAGACATGCACTTTCACGCAATCATTCAGCGAACCACCCGCTGCTTTCGCCACAGCGGACAAATTATCAAACACCTGACGCACTTGCGCAGCAATATTACCCTCCACCATTTGCATCGTGGCGGGAACCAGAGGAATTTGCCCGGACAAATAAACGGTATCGCCCACCCGTACCGCTTGCGTATACGTGCCGATCGCCTGTGGCGCGTCAGGCGTAGAAATGATGGTCTTGTTCATGGAGTTCCTTATTTCGTCAATTTGCTTACATCTAATACATTCGGTATATGTTTTAGCTGACGAATGACTTCTTGTAAATGCCCTTGATCATCGACTTGGATGGTAAAAGCATCTTGCTTGATACGCCCCTCGCCACTGATCTTCAGATCAACGATATTCACATCCAAACCGTCTAGGCATTTGGTAATTTGGCGTAACATGCCTTTGACATCGCGCACCTCGATCACAATACCGGCTAACAGCTTTTGCCCCACGCCATTTTCGCCCCATTCAGGCAATGCATCGTGTTGACGCAACCAACTGCGAATCGCATACAACGCCTTGCTCGTCTTCACGAAATTCAGCCAACTCACCTCTGGACTCGGCTTATCACCGCAGATAACTTCAATCGTCGCCATATTATTCGGCACACGGCTGCGCAAGGAACGTTCCACGCCGTCGACTTTGGCTTTCACGCAACGATGCCCTAATTCGGTGTGCACCGCGTAAGCAAAATCCACCAAGGTCGCACCACGCGGCAATTCTTTGACATCGCCTTCGGGGGTATAGGCGTAAATCTCGGTCTGGAACATATCGCCTTGCATCGCTGCGTAAAACTCATCCGAATTTTGCGCCTGACTATCGAACGCCTTAACCTGTTCGACCCAGCCGTCGAAAACCCCTTGGGTGTAAGCACGTGTCCCGGAAGCGTGATTCCAACGCGCGGCAACCCCCAATTGCGCCACCTGATACATTTCGCGGGTTTGGATTTGGAAACGCACCACCTGCCCATTGGATGCCGTCACCGTGGTTTGCAATGACTGAAAACCATACGCTCTGGGTGCGGCAATAAAATCCCTGACCATGCCCATGCGCGGCTTGAATAAACTGTGAATAATACCCAGAGCGCGGTAGCACTCTTCTACTTCAGC
The DNA window shown above is from Candidatus Thiothrix sulfatifontis and carries:
- a CDS encoding HD domain-containing protein; this encodes MRPDVFRANNLMQLVERYMTPTDSRKVYDAFLLAAEKHEGQMRADKVTPYITHPLEVARTLALWYLDVDTVCAALLHDVPEDTDCTNEEIVEKFGSTVGHLVGGVTKLKRNDELPTKQAVTIASYHKMMQAMTQDFRVVLVKLADRLHNMKTLGNLEPDKRRRVARETSTTYVTLARRMGMNIIRRELQWLSFQGLYPWRSSIMERALEKYLQENEEKHEQIFKSTADALDVSIPGSSALVWEKNLFRVYEQCRRKKVGFRQQCDLLEISVQVAEVEECYRALGIIHSLFKPRMGMVRDFIAAPRAYGFQSLQTTVTASNGQVVRFQIQTREMYQVAQLGVAARWNHASGTRAYTQGVFDGWVEQVKAFDSQAQNSDEFYAAMQGDMFQTEIYAYTPEGDVKELPRGATLVDFAYAVHTELGHRCVKAKVDGVERSLRSRVPNNMATIEVICGDKPSPEVSWLNFVKTSKALYAIRSWLRQHDALPEWGENGVGQKLLAGIVIEVRDVKGMLRQITKCLDGLDVNIVDLKISGEGRIKQDAFTIQVDDQGHLQEVIRQLKHIPNVLDVSKLTK
- a CDS encoding RidA family protein; the protein is MNKTIISTPDAPQAIGTYTQAVRVGDTVYLSGQIPLVPATMQMVEGNIAAQVRQVFDNLSAVAKAAGGSLNDCVKVHVFLTDLVNFPVVNQVMAEYFVEPYPARAAIGVAALPRGADVEVDAIMVLD